In one Juglans regia cultivar Chandler chromosome 11, Walnut 2.0, whole genome shotgun sequence genomic region, the following are encoded:
- the LOC109001801 gene encoding probable 1-deoxy-D-xylulose-5-phosphate synthase, chloroplastic isoform X1, with protein sequence MGTASAGCPFGITSHSYKKTSALPHRMDCASSGFPLNVQVSRINIYPSSGSSITSKGVVSRLGSLPDTDDFFWEKVPTPILDVVENPIHLKNLSPKELKQLSDEIRLELSSIMSKAQKSFKSSLSVVELTVAIHHVFNAPVDKILWDDGDQTYVHKILTGRRTLMHTVREKNGLSGFTSRFESDYDPFGAGHGCNSISAGLGMAIARDIKGKRERIVAVISNETTMAGQVYEAMSNVGYLDSNMVVILNDSRHSLHPKTEEGPKTSINALSSTLSRLQSSKSFRKFREVAKGVTKRIGRGMHELAAKVDEYARGMIGPLGSTLFEELGLYYIGPVDGHNIEDLICVLQEVASLDSMGPVLVHVITEENQGPENNQKTEISGKKLEDLSNFGSLPSRIHSLTYSDCFVEALVFEAEKDKDIVTVHAGMQIEPSLQLFQEKFPDKFFDVGIAEQHAVTFSAGLSCGGLKPFCIIPSTFLQRAYDQVIHDVDRQRIPVRFVITSAGLVGSDGPLQCGAFDITLMSCLPNMIVMAPSDEDELVHMVATAAQINDRPICFRYPRGAILGVDYSICSGIPIEIGKGRVLAEGKDVALLGYGAMVQNCLRARSLLSKLGLEVTVADARFCKPLDIKLLRHLCENHAFLITVEEGSIGGFGSHVAQFLTLDGQLDGRIKWRPIVLPDNYIEHASADEQLALAGLTGHHIAATALSLLGRNREALLLMC encoded by the exons ATGGGTACTGCCTCTGCTGGGTGTCCGTTTGGAATTACTTCTCATTCCTATAAAAAAACTAGCGCTTTGCCTCACAGGATGGACTGCGCAAGCTCTGGTTTCCCTCTTAATGTCCAAGTCTCGAGAATTAATATCTATCCTAGTTCCGGTTCCTCCATTACTTCCAAG GGAGTTGTCAGTCGATTGGGGTCTTTACCTGATACTGATGATTTCTTTTGGGAGAAAGTCCCAACACCCATACTTGATGTAGTTGAAAACCCAATCCACTTGAAGAATTTGTCTCCTAAG GAACTGAAACAATTATCAGATGAAATTCGTTTGGAACTATCTTCTATAATGTCAAAAGcgcaaaaatcatttaaatccaGTTTGTCGGTGGTGGAGCTGACAGTTGCAATACACCATGTTTTCAATGCACCAGTTGATAAGATACTGTGGGATGACGGGGACCAA ACATATGTGCACAAGATTCTTACAGGAAGGCGGACGCTCATGCACACAGTGCGAGAAAAGAATGGGCTTTCTGGTTTTACATCTCGATTTGAGAGTGATTACGATCCTTTTGGTGCGGGTCATGGCTGCAACAGCATTTCTGCTGGGCTTG GTATGGCAATTGCTAGGGATATTAAAGGGAAACGGGAGCGTATAGTTGCTGTCATCAGCAATGAGACAACCATGGCAGGTCAGGTCTATGAGGCAATGAGTAATGTGGGCTATCTGGACTCAAATATGGTGGTGATTTTAAATGACAGCCGTCACTCTCTACACCCAAAGACTGAAGAGGGTCCCAAGACATCCATTAATGCTCTATCCAGTACTCTAAGTAGGCTCCAGTCAAGTAAATCCTTCCGGAAGTTTAGAGAAGTTGCTAAG GGTGTTACTAAAAGGATTGGTAGGGGTATGCATGAGTTGGCGGCCAAAGTTGATGAGTATGCACGTGGTATGATTGGTCCACTGGGATCAACTCTTTTTGAAGAGCTTGGATTGTATTACATAGGCCCCGTTGATGGGCATAATATTGAAGACCTGATTTGTGTTCTGCAAGAAGTAGCATCTCTGGATTCAATGGGTCCTGTGTTGGTTCATGTGATAACAGAGGAAAATCAGGGACCAGAAAATAATCAGAAGACTGAAATTTCGGGCAAGAAACTTGAAG ATTTAAGTAATTTTGGTTCATTACCGTCTAGGATCCACTCATTGACATACAGTGATTGCTTTGTGGAGGCTTTAGTTTTCGAGGCAGAGAAGGATAAAGATATCGTGACAGTTCATGCAGGAATGCAAATTGAACCATCACTTCAATTATTTCAGGAAAAATTTCCTGACAAGTTTTTTGACGTGGGAATTGCTGAGCAACATGCAGTTACATTTTCTGCTGGTTTGTCTTGTGGTGGATTGAAGCCATTTTGCATAATCCCTTCCACCTTTCTGCAAAGAGCTTATGATCAG GTGATCCATGATGTAGATCGGCAGAGAATTCCAGTGCGTTTCGTCATTACTAGTGCAGGACTTGTGGGGTCTGATGGCCCCTTGCAGTGTGGGGCATTCGATATAACATTAATGTCATGCTTGCCAAACATGATAGTAATGGCACCATCCGATGAGGATGAGCTTGTCCACATGGTGGCCACAGCAGCCCAAATTAATGATCGACCTATTTGCTTCAGATATCCTAGGGGTGCAATTTTAGGAGTAGACTACTCTATATGCAGTGGAATTCCCATTGAG ATTGGAAAAGGGAGAGTTCTTGCTGAGGGTAAAGATGTTGCTTTGCTTGGCTATGGGGCAATGGTTCAGAATTGTCTGAGGGCTCGCTCCCTTCTCTCAAAGCTTGGCCTTGAGGTAACAGTGGCAGATGCAAGGTTCTGTAAGCCCCTAGATATCAAGCTTCTGAGGCATCTGTGTGAAAATCACGCATTTCTGATCACTGTTGAGGAAGGCTCTATTGGGGGATTTGGATCCCATGTTGCACAGTTTCTCACACTTGATGGACAACTCGATGGAAGAATTAAG TGGCGTCCAATTGTTCTACCAGACAACTACATAGAACATGCATCAGCAGATGAACAGCTTGCTCTTGCTGGGTTGACTGGTCATCACATAGCTGCAACAGCATTGAGTTTGCTTGGCCGCAATCGTGAAGCCCTCCTCTTGATGTGCTAG
- the LOC109001801 gene encoding probable 1-deoxy-D-xylulose-5-phosphate synthase, chloroplastic isoform X2: protein MGTASAGCPFGITSHSYKKTSALPHRMDCASSGFPLNVQVSRINIYPSSGSSITSKTYVHKILTGRRTLMHTVREKNGLSGFTSRFESDYDPFGAGHGCNSISAGLGMAIARDIKGKRERIVAVISNETTMAGQVYEAMSNVGYLDSNMVVILNDSRHSLHPKTEEGPKTSINALSSTLSRLQSSKSFRKFREVAKGVTKRIGRGMHELAAKVDEYARGMIGPLGSTLFEELGLYYIGPVDGHNIEDLICVLQEVASLDSMGPVLVHVITEENQGPENNQKTEISGKKLEDLSNFGSLPSRIHSLTYSDCFVEALVFEAEKDKDIVTVHAGMQIEPSLQLFQEKFPDKFFDVGIAEQHAVTFSAGLSCGGLKPFCIIPSTFLQRAYDQVIHDVDRQRIPVRFVITSAGLVGSDGPLQCGAFDITLMSCLPNMIVMAPSDEDELVHMVATAAQINDRPICFRYPRGAILGVDYSICSGIPIEIGKGRVLAEGKDVALLGYGAMVQNCLRARSLLSKLGLEVTVADARFCKPLDIKLLRHLCENHAFLITVEEGSIGGFGSHVAQFLTLDGQLDGRIKWRPIVLPDNYIEHASADEQLALAGLTGHHIAATALSLLGRNREALLLMC, encoded by the exons ATGGGTACTGCCTCTGCTGGGTGTCCGTTTGGAATTACTTCTCATTCCTATAAAAAAACTAGCGCTTTGCCTCACAGGATGGACTGCGCAAGCTCTGGTTTCCCTCTTAATGTCCAAGTCTCGAGAATTAATATCTATCCTAGTTCCGGTTCCTCCATTACTTCCAAG ACATATGTGCACAAGATTCTTACAGGAAGGCGGACGCTCATGCACACAGTGCGAGAAAAGAATGGGCTTTCTGGTTTTACATCTCGATTTGAGAGTGATTACGATCCTTTTGGTGCGGGTCATGGCTGCAACAGCATTTCTGCTGGGCTTG GTATGGCAATTGCTAGGGATATTAAAGGGAAACGGGAGCGTATAGTTGCTGTCATCAGCAATGAGACAACCATGGCAGGTCAGGTCTATGAGGCAATGAGTAATGTGGGCTATCTGGACTCAAATATGGTGGTGATTTTAAATGACAGCCGTCACTCTCTACACCCAAAGACTGAAGAGGGTCCCAAGACATCCATTAATGCTCTATCCAGTACTCTAAGTAGGCTCCAGTCAAGTAAATCCTTCCGGAAGTTTAGAGAAGTTGCTAAG GGTGTTACTAAAAGGATTGGTAGGGGTATGCATGAGTTGGCGGCCAAAGTTGATGAGTATGCACGTGGTATGATTGGTCCACTGGGATCAACTCTTTTTGAAGAGCTTGGATTGTATTACATAGGCCCCGTTGATGGGCATAATATTGAAGACCTGATTTGTGTTCTGCAAGAAGTAGCATCTCTGGATTCAATGGGTCCTGTGTTGGTTCATGTGATAACAGAGGAAAATCAGGGACCAGAAAATAATCAGAAGACTGAAATTTCGGGCAAGAAACTTGAAG ATTTAAGTAATTTTGGTTCATTACCGTCTAGGATCCACTCATTGACATACAGTGATTGCTTTGTGGAGGCTTTAGTTTTCGAGGCAGAGAAGGATAAAGATATCGTGACAGTTCATGCAGGAATGCAAATTGAACCATCACTTCAATTATTTCAGGAAAAATTTCCTGACAAGTTTTTTGACGTGGGAATTGCTGAGCAACATGCAGTTACATTTTCTGCTGGTTTGTCTTGTGGTGGATTGAAGCCATTTTGCATAATCCCTTCCACCTTTCTGCAAAGAGCTTATGATCAG GTGATCCATGATGTAGATCGGCAGAGAATTCCAGTGCGTTTCGTCATTACTAGTGCAGGACTTGTGGGGTCTGATGGCCCCTTGCAGTGTGGGGCATTCGATATAACATTAATGTCATGCTTGCCAAACATGATAGTAATGGCACCATCCGATGAGGATGAGCTTGTCCACATGGTGGCCACAGCAGCCCAAATTAATGATCGACCTATTTGCTTCAGATATCCTAGGGGTGCAATTTTAGGAGTAGACTACTCTATATGCAGTGGAATTCCCATTGAG ATTGGAAAAGGGAGAGTTCTTGCTGAGGGTAAAGATGTTGCTTTGCTTGGCTATGGGGCAATGGTTCAGAATTGTCTGAGGGCTCGCTCCCTTCTCTCAAAGCTTGGCCTTGAGGTAACAGTGGCAGATGCAAGGTTCTGTAAGCCCCTAGATATCAAGCTTCTGAGGCATCTGTGTGAAAATCACGCATTTCTGATCACTGTTGAGGAAGGCTCTATTGGGGGATTTGGATCCCATGTTGCACAGTTTCTCACACTTGATGGACAACTCGATGGAAGAATTAAG TGGCGTCCAATTGTTCTACCAGACAACTACATAGAACATGCATCAGCAGATGAACAGCTTGCTCTTGCTGGGTTGACTGGTCATCACATAGCTGCAACAGCATTGAGTTTGCTTGGCCGCAATCGTGAAGCCCTCCTCTTGATGTGCTAG
- the LOC109001806 gene encoding probable boron transporter 7 isoform X1 — MASEMENVRTPFNGIIKDIKGRAVCYKEDWICALCPGIRILAPTAYIFFASALPVIAFGEQLSRETDGSLSAVETLASTAICGIIHSIFGGQPLLILGVAEPTVIMYTYLYNFSKGRPGLGSKLFLAWAGWVCIWTGLLLLFLAVFNACTIITKFTRIAGELFSMLIAVLFMQEAVKGVISEFSVPKSEDRALEKYQFQWLYTNGLLAIIFSSGLLFTACKSRRARSWFYGTGWLRGFIADYGVPLMVMLWSALSYAVPGEVPDGVPRRLFCPLPWESASLYHWTVIKDMGKVPPLYIFAAFIPAMMIAGLYFFDHSVSSQMAQQNEFNLQKPSAYHYDILLLGIMTIICGLLGLPPSNGVLPQSPMHTKSLAVLKRQLIRKKMVKHAKECIKQQASNSEIYGTMQAVFIEMDTAPTTKELENLKEAVMKADDEGDAKGKFDPEKHIDAYLPVRVNEQRASNLLQSLLVGLLICAISVIKRIPTSVLWGYFAYMAIDSLPGNQFWERMLLLFISPRRRYKILEGTHASYVESVPFKSIALFTLFQLAYFLVCFGVTWIPVAGILFPLPFFLLISIRQRLLPKLFDPSHLKELDASGYEEIPGAPQHKRSHSITKCGQAKDLPDSSSEESSLGFHDAEILDEMTTNRGEVKLRTVSWSDERLF, encoded by the exons ATGGCATCAGAAATGGAAAACGTCAGAACTCCATTCAACGGGATAATTAAAGATATCAAAGGAAGGGCTGTATGCTATAAAGAAGATTGGATTTGTGCACTTTGCCCAGGCATCAG GATATTGGCACCAACTGCCTACATCTTCTTCGCTTCTGCTCTCCCCGTTATTGCCTTTGGGGAGCAACTGAGTAGAGAAACAg ATGGAAGCTTAAGCGCAGTGGAAACATTAGCTTCTACTGCTATTTGTGGAATCATCCACTCAATTTTTGGGGGACAGCCTTTATTGATTTTAGGAGTTGCAGAACCCACAGTTATAATGTACACTTATTTGTACAACTTCAGCAAAGGACGGCCTGGGTTGGGGAGCAAGCTGTTTTTAGCTTGGGCTGGGTG GGTTTGCATCTGGACGGGCCTCCTGTTGCTTTTTCTTGCGGTATTTAATGCATGTACCATCATTACTAAATTTACGAGGATAGCAGGAGAACTTTTTAGCATGCTGATTGCTGTTCTTTTTATGCAAGAAGCTGTTAAG GGAGTGATCAGTGAATTCAGTGTTCCCAAATCTGAAGATCGGGCAttagaaaaatatcaattccAATGGTTGTATACAAATGGGTTGCTTGCCATCATTTTCTCTTCTGGTCTACTTTTCACTGCATGTAAGAGCAGGAGAGCAAGATCATGGTTCTATGGCACAg GGTGGCTCCGAGGTTTCATTGCAGACTATGGGGTTCCCCTGATGGTCATGTTGTGGTCAGCATTGTCTTATGCTGTACCAGGAGAAGTTCCGGATGGAGTTCCTAGGAGGCTCTTTTGTCCACTTCCCTGGGAATCTGCATCATTGTACCATTGGACAGTAATCAAG GATATGGGAAAGGTCCCACCGTTGTACATTTTTGCTGCTTTTATTCCGGCCATGATGATAGCAGGCCTATACTTCTTTGACCACAGTGTTTCTTCTCAGATGGCACAACAGAATGAGTTTAATCTCCAAAAACCTTCTGCATACCATTATGATATCTTATTGCTTGGAATAATG ACTATCATTTGTGGGTTGCTTGGACTTCCTCCTTCAAATGGAGTCCTCCCGCAGTCCCCCATGCACACCAAAAGTCTGGCAGTTCTCAAGAGGCAG TTGATTCGAAAGAAGATGGTAAAGCATGCCAAGGAATGTATTAAACAACAAGCAAGCAACTCTGAAATCTATGGAACGATGCAAGCCGTGTTCATAGAAATGGACACAGCTCCAACT ACCAAAGAGTTGGAGAACTTGAAGGAGGCTGTAATGAAAGCTGATGATGAGGGAGATGCAAAGGGCAAATTTGATCCGGAAAAACACATTGACGCTTATTTGCCTGTCCGGGTTAATGAGCAAAGAGCGAGCAACTTATTGCAGTCTTTGCTCGTGGGCCTATTAATTTGTGCTATCTCGGTAATCAAAAGGATACCTACCTCAGTTCTATGGGGATACTTTGCCTACATGGCCATTGATAGCCTCCCTGGGAATCAGTTCTGGGAAAGGATGTTACTCCTCTTCATCTCCCCGAGACGTCGTTACAA AATCTTGGAAGGCACTCATGCCTCCTATGTGGAGTCCGTGCCATTCAAATCCATCGCTTTATTTACACTCTTCCAATTAGCGTATTTTCTGGTCTGTTTTGGAGTGACGTGGATACCCGTAGCTGGAATATTGTTCCCATTGCCGTTCTTCCTTCTCATAAGCATCAGACAGCGCCTGCTTCCCAAGCTGTTTGACCCTAGCCATCTTAAGGAACTGGATGCTTCTGGGTATGAAGAAATTCCTGGTGCCCCACAGCATAAACGAAGCCACTCAATAACG AAGTGTGGGCAGGCAAAAGACTTGCCTGATTCTAGTAGTGAGGAGAGTTCACTAGGATTCCATGATGCGGAGATTTTGGATGAGATGACAACCAATAGAGGGGAGGTCAAGCTTAGAACCGTAAGCTGGAGTGATGAAAGGTTGTTTTAG
- the LOC109001806 gene encoding probable boron transporter 7 isoform X3, with protein MASEMENVRTPFNGIIKDIKGRAVCYKEDWICALCPGIRILAPTAYIFFASALPVIAFGEQLSRETDGSLSAVETLASTAICGIIHSIFGGQPLLILGVAEPTVIMYTYLYNFSKGRPGLGSKLFLAWAGWVCIWTGLLLLFLAVFNACTIITKFTRIAGELFSMLIAVLFMQEAVKGVISEFSVPKSEDRALEKYQFQWLYTNGLLAIIFSSGLLFTACKSRRARSWFYGTGWLRGFIADYGVPLMVMLWSALSYAVPGEVPDGVPRRLFCPLPWESASLYHWTVIKMAQQNEFNLQKPSAYHYDILLLGIMTIICGLLGLPPSNGVLPQSPMHTKSLAVLKRQLIRKKMVKHAKECIKQQASNSEIYGTMQAVFIEMDTAPTTKELENLKEAVMKADDEGDAKGKFDPEKHIDAYLPVRVNEQRASNLLQSLLVGLLICAISVIKRIPTSVLWGYFAYMAIDSLPGNQFWERMLLLFISPRRRYKILEGTHASYVESVPFKSIALFTLFQLAYFLVCFGVTWIPVAGILFPLPFFLLISIRQRLLPKLFDPSHLKELDASGYEEIPGAPQHKRSHSITKCGQAKDLPDSSSEESSLGFHDAEILDEMTTNRGEVKLRTVSWSDERLF; from the exons ATGGCATCAGAAATGGAAAACGTCAGAACTCCATTCAACGGGATAATTAAAGATATCAAAGGAAGGGCTGTATGCTATAAAGAAGATTGGATTTGTGCACTTTGCCCAGGCATCAG GATATTGGCACCAACTGCCTACATCTTCTTCGCTTCTGCTCTCCCCGTTATTGCCTTTGGGGAGCAACTGAGTAGAGAAACAg ATGGAAGCTTAAGCGCAGTGGAAACATTAGCTTCTACTGCTATTTGTGGAATCATCCACTCAATTTTTGGGGGACAGCCTTTATTGATTTTAGGAGTTGCAGAACCCACAGTTATAATGTACACTTATTTGTACAACTTCAGCAAAGGACGGCCTGGGTTGGGGAGCAAGCTGTTTTTAGCTTGGGCTGGGTG GGTTTGCATCTGGACGGGCCTCCTGTTGCTTTTTCTTGCGGTATTTAATGCATGTACCATCATTACTAAATTTACGAGGATAGCAGGAGAACTTTTTAGCATGCTGATTGCTGTTCTTTTTATGCAAGAAGCTGTTAAG GGAGTGATCAGTGAATTCAGTGTTCCCAAATCTGAAGATCGGGCAttagaaaaatatcaattccAATGGTTGTATACAAATGGGTTGCTTGCCATCATTTTCTCTTCTGGTCTACTTTTCACTGCATGTAAGAGCAGGAGAGCAAGATCATGGTTCTATGGCACAg GGTGGCTCCGAGGTTTCATTGCAGACTATGGGGTTCCCCTGATGGTCATGTTGTGGTCAGCATTGTCTTATGCTGTACCAGGAGAAGTTCCGGATGGAGTTCCTAGGAGGCTCTTTTGTCCACTTCCCTGGGAATCTGCATCATTGTACCATTGGACAGTAATCAAG ATGGCACAACAGAATGAGTTTAATCTCCAAAAACCTTCTGCATACCATTATGATATCTTATTGCTTGGAATAATG ACTATCATTTGTGGGTTGCTTGGACTTCCTCCTTCAAATGGAGTCCTCCCGCAGTCCCCCATGCACACCAAAAGTCTGGCAGTTCTCAAGAGGCAG TTGATTCGAAAGAAGATGGTAAAGCATGCCAAGGAATGTATTAAACAACAAGCAAGCAACTCTGAAATCTATGGAACGATGCAAGCCGTGTTCATAGAAATGGACACAGCTCCAACT ACCAAAGAGTTGGAGAACTTGAAGGAGGCTGTAATGAAAGCTGATGATGAGGGAGATGCAAAGGGCAAATTTGATCCGGAAAAACACATTGACGCTTATTTGCCTGTCCGGGTTAATGAGCAAAGAGCGAGCAACTTATTGCAGTCTTTGCTCGTGGGCCTATTAATTTGTGCTATCTCGGTAATCAAAAGGATACCTACCTCAGTTCTATGGGGATACTTTGCCTACATGGCCATTGATAGCCTCCCTGGGAATCAGTTCTGGGAAAGGATGTTACTCCTCTTCATCTCCCCGAGACGTCGTTACAA AATCTTGGAAGGCACTCATGCCTCCTATGTGGAGTCCGTGCCATTCAAATCCATCGCTTTATTTACACTCTTCCAATTAGCGTATTTTCTGGTCTGTTTTGGAGTGACGTGGATACCCGTAGCTGGAATATTGTTCCCATTGCCGTTCTTCCTTCTCATAAGCATCAGACAGCGCCTGCTTCCCAAGCTGTTTGACCCTAGCCATCTTAAGGAACTGGATGCTTCTGGGTATGAAGAAATTCCTGGTGCCCCACAGCATAAACGAAGCCACTCAATAACG AAGTGTGGGCAGGCAAAAGACTTGCCTGATTCTAGTAGTGAGGAGAGTTCACTAGGATTCCATGATGCGGAGATTTTGGATGAGATGACAACCAATAGAGGGGAGGTCAAGCTTAGAACCGTAAGCTGGAGTGATGAAAGGTTGTTTTAG
- the LOC109001806 gene encoding probable boron transporter 7 isoform X2, with protein MENVRTPFNGIIKDIKGRAVCYKEDWICALCPGIRILAPTAYIFFASALPVIAFGEQLSRETDGSLSAVETLASTAICGIIHSIFGGQPLLILGVAEPTVIMYTYLYNFSKGRPGLGSKLFLAWAGWVCIWTGLLLLFLAVFNACTIITKFTRIAGELFSMLIAVLFMQEAVKGVISEFSVPKSEDRALEKYQFQWLYTNGLLAIIFSSGLLFTACKSRRARSWFYGTGWLRGFIADYGVPLMVMLWSALSYAVPGEVPDGVPRRLFCPLPWESASLYHWTVIKDMGKVPPLYIFAAFIPAMMIAGLYFFDHSVSSQMAQQNEFNLQKPSAYHYDILLLGIMTIICGLLGLPPSNGVLPQSPMHTKSLAVLKRQLIRKKMVKHAKECIKQQASNSEIYGTMQAVFIEMDTAPTTKELENLKEAVMKADDEGDAKGKFDPEKHIDAYLPVRVNEQRASNLLQSLLVGLLICAISVIKRIPTSVLWGYFAYMAIDSLPGNQFWERMLLLFISPRRRYKILEGTHASYVESVPFKSIALFTLFQLAYFLVCFGVTWIPVAGILFPLPFFLLISIRQRLLPKLFDPSHLKELDASGYEEIPGAPQHKRSHSITKCGQAKDLPDSSSEESSLGFHDAEILDEMTTNRGEVKLRTVSWSDERLF; from the exons ATGGAAAACGTCAGAACTCCATTCAACGGGATAATTAAAGATATCAAAGGAAGGGCTGTATGCTATAAAGAAGATTGGATTTGTGCACTTTGCCCAGGCATCAG GATATTGGCACCAACTGCCTACATCTTCTTCGCTTCTGCTCTCCCCGTTATTGCCTTTGGGGAGCAACTGAGTAGAGAAACAg ATGGAAGCTTAAGCGCAGTGGAAACATTAGCTTCTACTGCTATTTGTGGAATCATCCACTCAATTTTTGGGGGACAGCCTTTATTGATTTTAGGAGTTGCAGAACCCACAGTTATAATGTACACTTATTTGTACAACTTCAGCAAAGGACGGCCTGGGTTGGGGAGCAAGCTGTTTTTAGCTTGGGCTGGGTG GGTTTGCATCTGGACGGGCCTCCTGTTGCTTTTTCTTGCGGTATTTAATGCATGTACCATCATTACTAAATTTACGAGGATAGCAGGAGAACTTTTTAGCATGCTGATTGCTGTTCTTTTTATGCAAGAAGCTGTTAAG GGAGTGATCAGTGAATTCAGTGTTCCCAAATCTGAAGATCGGGCAttagaaaaatatcaattccAATGGTTGTATACAAATGGGTTGCTTGCCATCATTTTCTCTTCTGGTCTACTTTTCACTGCATGTAAGAGCAGGAGAGCAAGATCATGGTTCTATGGCACAg GGTGGCTCCGAGGTTTCATTGCAGACTATGGGGTTCCCCTGATGGTCATGTTGTGGTCAGCATTGTCTTATGCTGTACCAGGAGAAGTTCCGGATGGAGTTCCTAGGAGGCTCTTTTGTCCACTTCCCTGGGAATCTGCATCATTGTACCATTGGACAGTAATCAAG GATATGGGAAAGGTCCCACCGTTGTACATTTTTGCTGCTTTTATTCCGGCCATGATGATAGCAGGCCTATACTTCTTTGACCACAGTGTTTCTTCTCAGATGGCACAACAGAATGAGTTTAATCTCCAAAAACCTTCTGCATACCATTATGATATCTTATTGCTTGGAATAATG ACTATCATTTGTGGGTTGCTTGGACTTCCTCCTTCAAATGGAGTCCTCCCGCAGTCCCCCATGCACACCAAAAGTCTGGCAGTTCTCAAGAGGCAG TTGATTCGAAAGAAGATGGTAAAGCATGCCAAGGAATGTATTAAACAACAAGCAAGCAACTCTGAAATCTATGGAACGATGCAAGCCGTGTTCATAGAAATGGACACAGCTCCAACT ACCAAAGAGTTGGAGAACTTGAAGGAGGCTGTAATGAAAGCTGATGATGAGGGAGATGCAAAGGGCAAATTTGATCCGGAAAAACACATTGACGCTTATTTGCCTGTCCGGGTTAATGAGCAAAGAGCGAGCAACTTATTGCAGTCTTTGCTCGTGGGCCTATTAATTTGTGCTATCTCGGTAATCAAAAGGATACCTACCTCAGTTCTATGGGGATACTTTGCCTACATGGCCATTGATAGCCTCCCTGGGAATCAGTTCTGGGAAAGGATGTTACTCCTCTTCATCTCCCCGAGACGTCGTTACAA AATCTTGGAAGGCACTCATGCCTCCTATGTGGAGTCCGTGCCATTCAAATCCATCGCTTTATTTACACTCTTCCAATTAGCGTATTTTCTGGTCTGTTTTGGAGTGACGTGGATACCCGTAGCTGGAATATTGTTCCCATTGCCGTTCTTCCTTCTCATAAGCATCAGACAGCGCCTGCTTCCCAAGCTGTTTGACCCTAGCCATCTTAAGGAACTGGATGCTTCTGGGTATGAAGAAATTCCTGGTGCCCCACAGCATAAACGAAGCCACTCAATAACG AAGTGTGGGCAGGCAAAAGACTTGCCTGATTCTAGTAGTGAGGAGAGTTCACTAGGATTCCATGATGCGGAGATTTTGGATGAGATGACAACCAATAGAGGGGAGGTCAAGCTTAGAACCGTAAGCTGGAGTGATGAAAGGTTGTTTTAG